One window of Oncorhynchus kisutch isolate 150728-3 linkage group LG25, Okis_V2, whole genome shotgun sequence genomic DNA carries:
- the LOC109880189 gene encoding phosphoglycerate mutase 1, which yields MAAYKLVLIRHGESNWNQDNRFCGWFDADLSETGEREARRGGQALKDAGYEFDVCYTSVLKRAIRTLWLCLDSIDQMWLPVHRTWRLNERHYGGLTGLNKSETAAKHGEAQVKIWRRSFDIPPPTMDPDHDFYTVISKDRRYGDLSEEQLPSCESLKDTIARALPYWNNEIVPQIKQGKRVLIAAHGNSLRGIVKHLDGMSEEAIMELNLPTGIPILYELDKNLKPVKPMQFLGDEETVRKAMEAVAAQGKAKK from the exons ATGGCGGCCTACAAGCTGGTGTTGATCCGTCACGGAGAGAGCAACTGGAACCAGGATAATCGATTCTGCGGCTGGTTTGACGCAGATCTGAGTGAGACTGGAGAAcgggaggcgaggagaggaggacaggccctGAAAG ATGCTGGCTATGAGTTTGACGTGTGCTACACCTCAGTCCTAAAGAGGGCCATCCGCACTTTGTGGCTGTGTCTGGACAGCATTGACCAGATGTGGCTTCCCGTCCACCGGACCTGGCGCCTCAACGAGCGCCACTACGGTGGCCTAACGGGATTAAACAAGTCGGAGACTGCCGCCAAGCACGGAGAGGCTCAGGTGAAGATCTGGAGGCGGAGCTTCGATATCCCTCCTCCCACTATGGATCCGGACCACGACTTCTACACCGTCATCAGCAAG GACCGTCGTTATGGCGACCTGTCGGAGGAGCAACTTCCGTCCTGTGAGAGCCTGAAAGATACCATCGCCCGGGCACTGCCCTACTGGAACAACGAGATTGTCCCCCAGATCAAACAGGGCAAGAGGGTTCTCATTGCTGCCCACGGCAACAGCCTCAGGGGCATTGTCAAGCACCTGGACG GTATGTCAGAGGAGGCAATCATGGAGCTGAACCTGCCCACAGGCATCCCCATCCTGTACGAGCTGGACAAGAACCTGAAGCCCGTCAAACCCATGCAgttcctgggggatgaggagacCGTCAGGAAGGCTATGGAGGCCGTGGCAGCCCAGGGCAAAGCCAaaaagtag